From the genome of Carassius gibelio isolate Cgi1373 ecotype wild population from Czech Republic chromosome A16, carGib1.2-hapl.c, whole genome shotgun sequence, one region includes:
- the clec3ba gene encoding tetranectin, producing MMGRITSVCFESQTRPASRSVRTMDFRAVKFVFCVVCLVRCSPEQSSTKKNIKKENSAAIEELKKQMEQIVQDLNLIKEQQALQTVCLKGIKIPGKCFLVDTTKKSFHPANDDCIAKGGTLSSPLSGDENDQLYDYVRQTVGPEGHIWLGVNDILKEGEWTDQTGSQIRFKNWESEITHQPDGGRGQNCAILSSTANGKWFDEDCRGEKPSVCQFNIV from the exons ATGATGGGCAGGATCACTTCAGTGTGCTTCGAGTCTCAAACACGTCCAGCTTCACGTTCAGTGAGGACGATGGATTTCAGAGCTGTGAAGTTTGTTTTCTGTGTGGTCTGTCTGGTGCGCTGCAGCCCCGAGCAGAGCTCCACAAAGAAGAACATCAAAAAAG AGAACAGTGCTGCCATCGAGGAGCTGAAGAAACAGATGGAGCAGATTGTGCAGGATCTGAATCTGATCAAGGAACAACAAGCTTTACAAACAG TTTGCTTAAAAGGCATCAAGATCCCAGGCAAGTGTTTTCTCGTGGACACAACGAAGAAGAGCTTTCACCCAGCAAACGATGACTGCATCGCTAAAGGAGGAACGCTCAGCAGCCCTCTCTCTGGAGACGAGAACGACCAGCTGTATGATTACGTGCGGCAGACCGTGGGGCCAGAGGGGCACATCTGGTTGGGTGTGAATGACATACTAAAGGAGGGAGAGTGGACCGACCAGACGGGCTCACAGATACGCTTTAAGAACTGGGAATCAGAGATCACCCATCAGCCCGACGGAGGACGGGGCCAGAACTGTGCCATCCTGTCCAGCACGGCCAACGGGAAGTGGTTCGACGAGGACTGCCGTGGAGAAAAGCCGTCTGTCTGCCAGTTCAACATCGTCTAA
- the cdcp1a gene encoding CUB domain-containing protein 1a, with amino-acid sequence MRIWRFPCFSLLFGFFLSSFPELTGSAKLNIDVEAGTTIRITSADKNTQCKVCIGQNTQELCQSSVVLRSGTVLAFSCSQPEKVFTVQIIRDNVMNDIEPREHNALQKFNRTFIWNLKPPATKSLHLNFSRTGLRQIPPTDSCPDVYMLAVENVSIGKFCQNGSIRQVDVRNAGKLSLEVSGGRALDKKFIGVSLGRLINSLANFHVVLPERSSTQDFFTPNAFPANTETMWYFTVPQTYYTDVRILSHTVPTCLQSQNIPKMKYTWQGKEPLVKLMNVSQPSVEPGNFNLSIKNCRISGPQNLMVHFQISAIKRSKGQCEGDLPENQVLQIHVKKKDPKSTCVLKLDSVIMDTITIASGKHFVLNSFDCNKDEVELTVSQTIECKEWRDCASTPFPLTFNYEQQCIPGVLKTIIWILQGPPNSAVELQSPAGDLRYCPPEDKCNSILLLNVSHVTSGITLGQFCPKGTIQKIQIRESKIAITASVTSFNDRNLATKPFLTYSFTQDISEHYIFTVAPKMDNPTVLASPAWPSGMKASSTVSWIVNLEPQFKSSVKFRNVSQPKCKEVHTNIAVQTIRSQKTLYSTKKDEKIKDLLVPESFYLNMTNCKSPTGAFRAMMEITLQNSSSKLLGIILSIVGVVFVIVTAVGIWFVLRKKKRKKAPPVSVYNPSEHAFLPGLHGIPKAQEEDPHTYAYIDETLVYSHLLTDDAEKEEYKEGTTDESDPPLSAPALPVRNAENPVTKSNALFDDELCGYVQGQSNTSSSLKTSQEEGNYETRLFV; translated from the exons ATGCGAATTTGGCGGTTTCCGTGCTTTTCACTCCTTTTTGGGTTTTTCCTGTCGTCATTCCCGGAGCTCACAG GTAGTGCAAAGCTCAATATTGATGTTGAAGCAGGCACAACCATACGGATTACTAGTGCCGACAAAAACACACAGTGCAAGGTTTGTATCGGACAGAACACACAAGAGTTGTGCCAGTCGTCTGTGGTCCTCAGAAGTGGGACGGTTTTGGCCTTCAGCTGCTCACAGCCAGAGAAAGTGTTCACCGTGCAGATCATCAGAGATAATG TGATGAATGACATTGAACCCAGAGAACACAATGCCTTGCAAAAGTTCAATCGCACCTTCATCTGGAACCTGAAGCCACCGGCCACAAAGAGCTTACATCTGAATTTCAGTAGGACTGGTTTACGGCAGATTCCCCCCACAGACAGCTGCCCAGATGTTTACATGCTCGCAGTGGAGAACGTCAGCATTGGAAAGTTTTGTCAGAATGGATCTATTAGACAAGTCGATGTGCGTAATGCTGGAAAACTGTCTTTGGAAGTGTCTGGAGGTCGAGCTCTGGACAAGAAGTTTATCGGTGTGTCACTGGGACGTCTCATTAACT CACTGGCTAATTTCCATGTTGTGCTCCCAGAGAGGAGTTCAACCCAGGACTTCTTTACCCCAAACGCTTTTCCTGCGAACACCGAGACGATGTGGTATTTTACCGTTCCCCAGACGTACTACACTGACGTGCGCATTCTGAGCCACACTGTCCCAACATGCCTCCAGTCTCAAAACATCCCTAAAAtgaagtacacttggcagggCAAAGAGCCTTTGGTGAAACTGATGAATGTGAGCCAGCCGTCGGTGGAGCCTGGAAACTTTAACCTCTCCATAAAGAACTGCAGAATATCTGGGCCACAAAACCTGATGGTGCACTTCCAGATCTCTGCCATCAAGAGAAGCAAGG GACAATGTGAAGGGGATCTGCCTGAGAACCAGGTACTACAGATACATGTGAAGAAAAAGGATCCCAAGTCAACCTGTGTGTTGAAACTGGATTCGGTCATAATGGACACAATCACCATCGCTTCAGGGAAACATTTTGTCCTGAACTCCTTCGACTGTAACAAGGATGAAGTAGAGCTGACTGTCAGCCAGACCATAG AATGTAAAGAATGGAGAGACTGTGCCTCCACTCCATTCCCTTTAACGTTCAACTACGAGCAGCAGTGTATCCCGGGGGTTTTGAAGACGATCATCTGGATCCTTCAAGGTCCTCCGAACAGTGCGGTGGAGCTGCAGTCTCCTGCGGGAGATCTGCGTTACTGTCCGCCTGAAGACAAATGCAACAGCATCCTCCTCCTAAATGTGTCCCACGTTACCTCTGGCATCACTCTTGGGCAGTTTTGTCCAAAGGGAACCATTCAGAAAATCCAAATCCGTGAATCCAAGATTGCTATAACTGCCTCCGTCACAAGTTTCAATGACCGGAATTTGGCAACTAAACCCTTCTTAACCTATTCATTTACACAAGACATATCAG AGCACTATATATTCACTGTGGCTCCAAAAATGGATAACCCTACGGTGTTGGCGTCCCCAGCCTGGCCGTCTGGCATGAAAGCGTCTAGCACCGTGTCCTGGATTGTTAACCTGGAGCCTCAGTTTAAAAGCAGTGTGAAGTTCAGAAATGTCAGCCAGCCCAAGTGTAAGGAGGTGCACACAAACATCGCAGTGCAGACCATTCGCTCTCAAAAGACGCTGTACAGCACTAAAAAAGATGAGAAGATTAAGGATCTCCTGGTTCCAGAAAGTTTTTACCTGAACATGACTAACTGCAAGTCACCGACAGGAGCCTTCAGGGCGATGATGGAGATCACGCTGCAAAACAGCTCAA GTAAGCTTTTGGGCATCATCCTGAGTATTGTGGGAGTTGTGTTTGTGATTGTAACAGCCGTTGGGATCTGGTTTGTTCTCAG gaagaagaagaggaagaaggctCCCCCAGTGTCCGTCTACAATCCCAGTGAGCATGCTTTCCTTCCAGGCCTCCATGGCATCCCCAAAGCACAGGAGGAGGATCCTCACACTTACGCATACATCGATGAAACTCTAGTATACAGCCATCTGCTTACAGATGATGCTGAAAAAGAAGAATATAAAGAAGGCACTACAGATGAGAGTGATCCACCTCTGAGTGCCCCAGCTTTACCAGTCAGAAACGCTGAAAACCCTGTCACTAAAAGCAACGCCTTGTTTGACGATGAGCTGTGTGGTTATGTTCAGGGACAATCAAATACATCCTCCTCACTGAAGACTTCCCAAGAGGAAGGGAACTATGAAACCAGACTGTTTGTGTGA
- the LOC128030167 gene encoding transmembrane protein 158 has protein sequence MLSISLALLLALTAAARCAHSWSDEDLLLPPINSSGRLLASLEVDVGYSKRSVEEPEASSQCNVSVERLPTKLVARWDSNFGFQCDVLMYTTNSHGKAFFSAAFNRAISPVYIEHLGVTGGQQEFRLCVGCGLSRYRRFRRGRSEGQQTGDSVHFCCVDFALDELKGDRSWRLNRKPIESTLVACFMTLVIIIWSVAALIWPVPIIAGFLPNGMEQRRQR, from the coding sequence ATGCTGAGCATCTCCCTCGCGCTCCTGCTGGCTCTGACCGCTGCCGCCCGCTGCGCCCACAGCTGGAGCGACGAGGACCTGCTGCTGCCGCCCATCAACTCCTCCGGGAGACTCCTGGCCAGCCTGGAGGTGGATGTGGGCTACTCCAAGAGATCCGTGGAGGAGCCCGAAGCCTCCTCGCAGTGCAACGTGAGCGTGGAGAGGCTCCCCACCAAACTCGTGGCGCGCTGGGACAGCAACTTCGGCTTCCAGTGCGACGTGCTCATGTACACCACCAACAGCCACGGCAAGGCGTTCTTCTCCGCCGCCTTCAACCGGGCGATCTCGCCGGTCTACATCGAGCACCTGGGCGTCACGGGCGGCCAGCAGGAGTTCAGGCTGTGCGTGGGATGCGGTCTGTCCCGGTACCGGAGATTCAGACGGGGCAGGTCAGAGGGTCAGCAGACGGGCGACTCGGTGCACTTCTGCTGCGTGGACTTCGCCCTGGACGAGCTGAAGGGAGACCGGAGCTGGAGGCTCAACCGCAAGCCCATCGAGTCCACACTGGTGGCGTGCTTCATGACTCTAGTCATCATCATATGGAGCGTCGCTGCCCTCATATGGCCAGTTCCCATTATCGCGGGATTCCTGCCCAATGGGATGGAGCAGAGACGGCAGAGGTAA